The DNA sequence ccgcagacaggctgggaaaaagctagtcatgtgacagctgtatataatttaggaaaaaggtactaagatttttttttattaaagtaattacagtgccatcacccgcatacagaaatagaagggacaattaaacagtgtgtgtgtttagtatcactttttgaacaagatgaagttgattggctgccatgcacagctgcaccagattttgcactctccagttttagtaaattcaccccaatGTTTACATAGCAATAATCAATAAGAGGGCgtatcaaatcaacataaaacaCAATCTCTTTATTGACATACTGCATACAGCTCTGCTAACCATAAGCGGTGAGATAGAGAAACAAGTATTTGCCTTAGTTCTGGGTGTTATTTTAATCCTCTTTATGTGGTTATTCTGCTAGTAGCTGCGAGCCCCTCTATCAGCAAAAAGGTCAAACATCAAGGTCTTTATGGTTGCAAGAAGTGTGAGATTTATCCTTAACCCTCCAGCTGACTTAACACTTCTCTGACGCCAGAGATAAGAGCCTCACTCTCCTTGGGGTGTGTAAGCACGGCACTCTGCAGGCGGCTCATATATGAGTCAATTGTCTCCAGGGTCGGTGTTTCAGTGGTACCTGAGTAAAGGGACAGAAGGAGAATTACGGAAGACAGTTATGAGGATGTATAGAAAATGGCAGGTATTAGTCAGGTGTATGTTACCACGTAGCTATACCCATTAGGGCTCTCTTCAACTCAAGTTACAATTCCTACACTAACTTGCTTCTGTTTAAGTTCAAATATACTTCAGTTCTTTCCCTCCCATTACTTTCATATCAATGCTCAATCCTGTCACTTTCTTCCATTCATTCACACTACAGTCTAATTCTGTTCCTTCCTCGATGTGTTGACTACAACATCTGCGTAATAAGTTTATGGAAGTCATGTATAATGGGCTACACATAGGCTTATACATACATATTAGTGGTAAGAATAAGCAGCACCGACATAATACCTGGGATAGGGACAGCTTGCAGGCAGTGTGAAAGAGTCTGGCGAACATTTTGTAAATGTTGCTGTAGCAGTGTGTTCCTCCCCTGTTCTTGCTGCAGTTCAGCCTCCAGTCTCTGCACTGCAGATCGCATGCTTTCCACATGCTTCTGTAGCGCTGCATTCCGTTCCTCATGCTCCATGTTGGATTTCCTGAGCTGTCTTAACTCAGTTTCCCGTGCTGCAGAAAGAATGATGGATAGCAATGAAATGAGTACAGGTCTAACCAAAGTATCCTGCTGCTACCAAAAGAGAATTACAAACTATTCTGTCAGCAAAAAAAAGGTTCATCAATCATAAACcctcccagcactgtgacccagTAACCTCACCTTTGCTGTGATTCAGAAATTCTTCTGTGAAAATAGGAATATCAAATACTGATCTCTCTTTCAACACAGATTCTTTCTGAAATAAAGAAATACAAGATGATGGAGAGTAGAATGCACAAAGAAGGGAACAAGCAGAAGCAGGATGATCAGTACAAAACACCAGAGAGGGGAATATGCTCCAGATGAGGGGCCAACAGTCATTCACAAAGCAGAAAAGGATGAAATGAGTGCATTAAGTTAGCTGGAAAAGGGATTACTGAGAAGATAAAGTAGGACCATTTGACATACAAAGTAAAGAAAGGTAAAGACGTTGGAAAACATAAATCTCAAAACAACTTTCATTAGTTTCACAAGTATGTTGTGATAAAACCAAATCTAGGTTCTAAGTACATTAGGAGAATATCCCTTATCAGACCTATGGGGGGAAGTATGTCTGGTGTAGCTTGTGTGCATTATGCAGCGAGTACAAAAGGGGAAATGGATAAATGGATAGTTTATAATTCTgtcagctttaaaggggttgtgtaaaggtaaaagttttttaaccttaatgcattctatgcattaaggtgaaaaacatctgacaataccggccgcctgttttacttacctgacccctcgaaagtcccgcgctcgcccccgacatcctcttcgtcgctcagcctggccattgattggttacagtggatggattgcaagcagcacagccattggttcgcgctgctgtcaatcacatccaatgacgcgccgCGCCGgtgccgagtgatacagtgagcggctatggccgccggctgtatcacgggagcgcgcccgcaggcACTCAACACCAtacgagggagcttgcatgaaagtgttgagtccttgcgggggggggggggggggcggggggtggcgggacgacagctgccgagggaccctagaagactaggttcggggccactctgtgcaaaacgagctgcacagtggagggaagtataaatgtttgttatttaaaaaacaaaaaaataaataactttagtgatcctttaaagtaacactaaagcttcatttttttttttttagcatgttatacttacctgccctgggcAACGCTCCAGGCTCCttctcttcatcgagtgcccccataaaaagccacaggcttgctcccgagccgccctgtctgcatctattgacacagactgggCAGCTCAGCCCCACGCCCCGAtccctcatcacagcatttgaCAGCCATAGGCTCCgtctgctatcaatctgcccagggggAGGGTgacagggttgccacctcatctctttaaacccaaacacgtattaaacaggttctgtggctgattaaggtggtaacttcaatacagggcactttcacccccttcctgaccaggccaattttcagcgttgtcgcactttgaataacaattgcgcggtcatgcaacactgtacccaaatgaaattgttataattttttccccacaaatagagctttcttttagtggtatttgatcacctctgcgttttttatttcttgcgctataaacaaaaggagagtgacaagtttgaaaaaaaaaaccacaatattttttacttttttaaaaaacaaattttttcctcagtttaggccgatgcgtattcttctacatatttttggtaaaaaaaaaaaaaaaaaatcgcaataagtgtatattgattggtttgctcaaaagttatagcgtctacaaaataggggatagatttatagcatttttattttactagtaatggcggcgatctgcgttttttatcgtgactgcgatattgcggcggacatatcggacacttttcgtgtttaatgttttttttgaagtttcaaagaaaaacaaaacatcagACATATATCACTAAA is a window from the Aquarana catesbeiana isolate 2022-GZ linkage group LG03, ASM4218655v1, whole genome shotgun sequence genome containing:
- the HMG20A gene encoding high mobility group protein 20A isoform X2; protein product: MESAASVVPPGGEIEDSKENVDPPFSGTQVTDISKAHGTPHPPSSQQEDQDHQVQHQLTEQQHLLEGGERRQDEERFLDEADRDKERYTKELQQYQKTEAFRSYSRKSQNRQKGRQQRQEASRTIPSDPEKESVLKERSVFDIPIFTEEFLNHSKARETELRQLRKSNMEHEERNAALQKHVESMRSAVQRLEAELQQEQGRNTLLQQHLQNVRQTLSHCLQAVPIPGTTETPTLETIDSYMSRLQSAVLTHPKESEALISGVREVLSQLEG